A window of the Leucothrix mucor DSM 2157 genome harbors these coding sequences:
- a CDS encoding amino acid ABC transporter permease — translation MYVTDKMLPAQPAPNNTKGPIHWLQHNLFSSPFNIILTLFAAYLLYILIPPAVSWAFLDADWLAQTRDECSREGACWAYIINRFGQTIYGFYPEAETWRVNLAFLLLIGLCIPLFINSFSKKKWLGGFILIIFPFIAFYLIHGGAFGLEEVTTDKWGGLMLTLIISIVGIALALPIGIVLALGRRSNMPIVKSVSVLFIEFWRGVPLITVLFMSSVMLPLFLPEGSDFDKLARAMIGIILFQSAYVAEVVRGGLQAIPKGQYEAAVAMGLTYWKSMFLVILPQALKLVIPGLVNTFIALFKDTTLVLIIGLFDLLGVVQNVLGADSNWLGFDTEGYVYAAFMFWIFCFGMSRYSMSLERKLDTGHKR, via the coding sequence ATGTATGTAACCGATAAGATGCTTCCCGCCCAACCGGCTCCTAACAACACCAAGGGCCCGATTCACTGGCTGCAGCACAATCTATTTTCCAGTCCATTTAACATTATATTGACGTTATTCGCAGCCTACCTACTCTACATTCTGATTCCACCGGCCGTTAGCTGGGCGTTTCTGGATGCCGATTGGCTGGCACAGACTCGTGACGAATGTAGTCGTGAAGGCGCGTGCTGGGCTTATATCATCAATCGCTTTGGGCAAACCATTTACGGCTTCTATCCAGAAGCGGAAACATGGCGCGTTAATTTAGCGTTCCTGCTACTGATTGGTCTATGTATTCCACTGTTTATCAACAGCTTCTCTAAAAAGAAGTGGCTGGGTGGTTTCATTCTGATCATCTTCCCATTCATTGCGTTCTACCTGATCCACGGTGGCGCATTTGGTTTGGAAGAAGTGACTACCGATAAATGGGGCGGCCTGATGCTGACCCTGATTATCTCCATTGTTGGTATCGCACTAGCATTGCCGATTGGTATTGTTCTGGCATTGGGTCGACGCTCAAATATGCCGATTGTTAAATCAGTCTCAGTCTTGTTTATCGAGTTTTGGCGTGGCGTACCGTTAATTACGGTGCTGTTTATGTCATCGGTCATGTTGCCACTGTTCTTGCCTGAAGGCTCAGACTTTGACAAATTGGCCAGAGCCATGATTGGTATCATTTTATTCCAATCTGCGTATGTTGCCGAAGTGGTACGTGGTGGCTTACAGGCCATTCCAAAAGGTCAATATGAAGCCGCTGTTGCGATGGGCCTGACTTACTGGAAAAGCATGTTCCTCGTCATTCTGCCACAAGCTTTGAAGCTGGTTATTCCTGGCTTGGTAAATACCTTTATCGCCTTATTTAAGGATACAACGCTGGTGTTAATCATCGGTCTGTTTGACTTACTGGGTGTTGTACAGAACGTACTCGGAGCGGATTCTAACTGGTTAGGATTTGACACCGAAGGCTATGTTTATGCCGCCTTTATGTTCTGGATATTCTGCTTCGGAATGTCACGTTATTCTATGTCCTTGGAACGTAAACTCGACACGGGCCATAAGCGCTAA
- a CDS encoding amino acid ABC transporter substrate-binding protein, with amino-acid sequence MKKSILLGLAAVTMLGTSTAFADTLDTVKKNDHVKCGVSTGLAGFSAADEKGNWQGIDVDVCRAVAAAVLGDATKVKYSPLTAKERFTALQSGEIDVLSRNTTWTLTRDASLGLNFAGVNYYDGQGFMVSTDLGVKSALELDGAAVCIQAGTTTELNLADYFKANKMSFKAVTYDTADQTIKGFEAGRCDMLTSDQSQLYSLRIKLENPEKAIVLPEVISKEPLGPVVRQGDDQWFNVVRWSLFAMINAEEMGITKANAEEMKKSQDPAIMRFMGGEGEKLGLSDDWAYNIVSQVGNYGESFDMAVGAGSPLKIERGLNALWSKGGLQYAPPIR; translated from the coding sequence ATGAAAAAAAGTATTTTATTGGGGCTTGCTGCGGTAACAATGCTGGGCACTTCTACCGCGTTTGCAGACACCCTAGATACTGTAAAAAAGAATGATCATGTTAAATGTGGAGTAAGTACCGGTCTGGCTGGCTTCTCTGCTGCTGATGAAAAAGGTAACTGGCAGGGTATCGACGTTGACGTCTGCCGCGCAGTTGCCGCTGCTGTTCTGGGCGATGCTACTAAAGTTAAGTACTCTCCTCTGACTGCTAAAGAGCGTTTCACTGCGCTACAGTCTGGCGAGATTGATGTGCTATCCCGTAACACTACTTGGACTCTGACACGTGATGCGTCACTGGGTCTGAACTTCGCCGGTGTTAACTACTACGATGGCCAAGGCTTCATGGTAAGCACTGATCTGGGCGTTAAAAGCGCACTTGAGCTTGATGGCGCGGCGGTTTGTATTCAGGCTGGTACTACCACTGAATTGAACTTGGCTGACTATTTCAAAGCTAACAAGATGTCTTTCAAAGCTGTGACTTATGACACTGCTGACCAGACTATCAAAGGTTTTGAAGCGGGTCGTTGCGACATGCTGACCTCTGACCAATCACAGCTGTACTCTCTACGCATTAAGCTTGAGAACCCTGAGAAGGCTATCGTACTTCCAGAAGTTATCTCTAAAGAGCCTTTAGGCCCTGTTGTTCGCCAAGGCGACGATCAGTGGTTTAACGTTGTTCGTTGGTCTTTATTCGCAATGATCAATGCTGAAGAGATGGGCATTACTAAAGCTAACGCTGAAGAAATGAAGAAGAGCCAAGATCCTGCAATCATGCGTTTCATGGGTGGCGAAGGCGAGAAGCTGGGTCTGTCTGATGACTGGGCATACAACATCGTAAGCCAAGTTGGTAACTACGGTGAAAGCTTCGACATGGCAGTTGGCGCAGGCTCTCCTCTGAAAATTGAGCGTGGTCTTAACGCGTTATGGAGCAAAGGCGGACTGCAATACGCACCACCTATCCGTTAA
- a CDS encoding amino acid ABC transporter permease, whose protein sequence is MSTQKQGLTPGKPPIWNDPHYRALFFQILLIIGLGVFLIYIVNNTLANMESRGISTGFDFLSGRAGFDILQSLIPFSADSTYGRTFIVGLLNTVLITVLGIILATVLGFLIGVARLSKNWLISKLATIYIETFRNIPLLIQIFFWYFVVLRSMPSARDSLSIADSFFLNVRGLYAPYPVGGENFNLTLIAFAVGIIAAFLMRRWARNRQYKTGQPFPVFWTALALIILLPLTVFVMTGSPLTWDIPELQRFNFQGGTRIIPELLALLIAISIYTAAFIAEIVRSGILAVSHGQTEAALSVGLTPSQSLRLVVIPQAMRVIIPPMTSQYLNLAKNSSLATAIGYPDIVSVFMGTTLNQTGQAVEIIAMTMAVYLTLSLTISVFMNWYNAKMALVER, encoded by the coding sequence ATGAGTACGCAAAAACAAGGACTTACTCCGGGAAAACCACCCATTTGGAATGACCCGCATTACCGGGCCCTCTTCTTCCAAATCCTGCTCATTATAGGACTGGGTGTTTTCCTAATTTATATTGTCAATAATACGCTCGCCAATATGGAATCCCGGGGTATCTCTACCGGTTTTGACTTCCTATCAGGACGTGCGGGTTTTGACATCCTGCAATCACTAATTCCATTTTCTGCCGACTCAACCTACGGTCGGACCTTTATTGTTGGCTTGCTAAATACCGTACTGATTACCGTACTAGGTATTATTCTGGCAACAGTGTTGGGCTTTTTGATTGGTGTCGCAAGACTTTCTAAGAACTGGTTAATCTCAAAATTAGCCACGATCTACATCGAGACTTTCCGTAATATCCCATTATTGATCCAGATCTTCTTCTGGTATTTCGTGGTCTTGCGCTCAATGCCATCTGCCAGAGACAGTTTATCGATCGCAGATAGCTTCTTCCTGAATGTTCGGGGGCTTTACGCACCCTATCCCGTCGGTGGCGAAAACTTCAATCTAACGCTGATTGCTTTTGCAGTGGGTATTATTGCAGCCTTCCTAATGCGTCGCTGGGCAAGAAATCGTCAGTATAAGACCGGTCAGCCGTTTCCTGTATTCTGGACTGCATTAGCGCTGATTATCTTGTTACCACTGACTGTTTTCGTAATGACTGGCAGCCCGTTAACTTGGGATATTCCTGAGCTTCAGCGATTCAACTTCCAGGGCGGAACGCGGATTATTCCGGAGTTACTGGCACTGTTAATTGCGATCAGTATCTACACCGCAGCATTTATCGCCGAGATTGTGCGTTCTGGTATTTTGGCTGTGAGCCATGGCCAAACAGAAGCAGCGCTTTCAGTTGGTTTGACGCCATCGCAATCGTTACGTCTGGTTGTTATTCCTCAGGCTATGCGCGTTATCATTCCACCGATGACTAGCCAATACCTGAACCTAGCGAAGAACTCCTCTTTGGCAACGGCCATTGGTTATCCGGATATCGTTAGCGTGTTTATGGGAACCACCCTGAACCAAACCGGTCAGGCGGTTGAAATCATTGCCATGACCATGGCGGTTTACCTCACGCTGAGTCTCACGATTTCAGTCTTTATGAACTGGTACAACGCTAAGATGGCGTTGGTTGAACGGTAG
- a CDS encoding OmpA family protein has protein sequence MKQHNKISWQGGMLVGLVSVIACLPAHASEPETLEESWYIGGGLGMSQLTPDGGDIWDVDDDKDLSKKVYGGFNIGRDFGLEAFWNDFGEAKLKNDKGGEGSVSYQAYGANLVYHVPSYFGTIHPIAKLGVAKVDTKGSGVDVNQKNKFDVMAGVGAEMQLEEGFRIRAEYERFDEDINQLSIGLNWRPVLYRQPVEAPRPMPQPIVQREQPIVIVNQAPPAPRPAPVVKPAPAPKPVVKTVVKTVVKHVPVVVRTPAPKPIVRTIIKQAPPVIQKVHVPAPKAQPRVIHKTLAGGSHFASNSATLTQSGRSALDRMASDLLRDRVVIHNITIIGHTDSVGSDSANLRLSQQRAQTVANYLGSRGLNRNGMTVVGRGEKEPIANNKTAAGRAQNRRVNLVVKGSQTINR, from the coding sequence ATGAAACAACATAATAAAATTAGCTGGCAGGGTGGAATGTTAGTGGGTCTGGTAAGTGTGATTGCATGCTTACCGGCACATGCCTCCGAGCCAGAAACACTGGAAGAAAGTTGGTACATTGGTGGTGGTCTTGGTATGAGTCAGCTCACACCGGATGGCGGCGATATATGGGATGTTGATGACGATAAAGACCTAAGTAAAAAAGTCTACGGTGGTTTCAATATTGGTCGTGATTTTGGTTTGGAAGCATTCTGGAATGACTTCGGAGAAGCTAAGCTAAAAAACGATAAAGGCGGTGAGGGCTCGGTGTCATATCAGGCTTACGGCGCTAATTTGGTTTATCACGTTCCAAGTTATTTCGGTACGATCCATCCAATCGCTAAATTGGGTGTGGCCAAAGTGGATACCAAAGGCAGTGGTGTTGATGTTAACCAGAAGAACAAGTTTGATGTCATGGCTGGTGTCGGTGCTGAAATGCAGTTAGAAGAAGGCTTTCGGATACGTGCTGAATATGAGCGCTTTGATGAAGATATTAATCAGCTAAGTATTGGTTTGAATTGGCGCCCGGTTTTGTACCGTCAACCAGTTGAAGCGCCACGGCCTATGCCACAGCCTATTGTACAACGTGAGCAACCCATTGTGATTGTGAATCAGGCACCACCTGCGCCACGTCCGGCGCCTGTTGTAAAGCCTGCCCCAGCGCCAAAGCCAGTCGTTAAGACGGTTGTAAAGACAGTGGTGAAACACGTACCTGTGGTTGTTAGAACGCCCGCGCCAAAGCCAATCGTAAGAACGATTATTAAGCAAGCGCCACCAGTGATTCAGAAAGTCCATGTTCCTGCACCAAAGGCTCAACCAAGAGTGATTCATAAAACGCTGGCGGGTGGCTCTCACTTTGCCAGTAACAGTGCCACACTGACGCAGTCAGGTCGTAGTGCTCTGGATCGTATGGCGAGCGACTTGTTACGCGATCGTGTAGTGATTCATAACATCACGATTATTGGTCATACCGATAGCGTGGGGTCGGATTCAGCCAACTTACGTTTGTCTCAGCAACGTGCTCAGACCGTTGCTAATTACTTGGGCTCACGAGGCCTCAATCGAAATGGCATGACTGTTGTTGGCCGTGGCGAGAAAGAGCCCATTGCGAATAACAAAACCGCAGCAGGTCGAGCACAAAATCGTCGCGTAAACTTGGTGGTTAAAGGGTCTCAAACGATTAATCGTTAA
- a CDS encoding ATP-binding cassette domain-containing protein has protein sequence MSDANKKAAMDDYIIRMINLNKWYGDFHVLKDINLDVKQGERIVICGPSGSGKSTLIRCINHLEEHQQGQIIIEGEELTGDIKQLEKIRTNVGMCFQHFNLFPHLSIIDNLTLAPIWVRKTPKAEAEATAMKYLERVKIPDQANKFPGQLSGGQQQRVAIARSLCMNPKVMLFDEPTSALDPEMISEVLDVMVELAEEGGMTMLCVTHEMGFAKQVADRVIFMDAGQIIEENTPTEFFDNPQSERTQLFLSQIIH, from the coding sequence ATGAGTGACGCAAATAAAAAAGCCGCCATGGACGATTACATCATTCGCATGATTAATCTGAATAAGTGGTATGGCGATTTCCATGTACTAAAAGATATTAATCTGGATGTTAAGCAAGGCGAGCGAATTGTTATCTGTGGCCCTTCTGGCTCAGGTAAGTCAACACTGATTCGCTGCATTAACCACTTGGAAGAGCATCAGCAAGGTCAGATTATCATCGAAGGTGAAGAGCTGACGGGTGATATTAAGCAGCTGGAAAAGATACGCACGAACGTGGGTATGTGTTTCCAACACTTTAACTTGTTTCCGCACTTATCGATTATCGATAACCTGACGCTGGCGCCAATTTGGGTTCGCAAGACCCCGAAAGCTGAAGCCGAAGCGACTGCGATGAAGTATCTGGAGCGCGTGAAAATTCCGGATCAGGCTAACAAGTTCCCTGGCCAGCTTTCCGGTGGTCAGCAACAACGTGTGGCGATTGCGCGCAGCTTGTGCATGAATCCAAAAGTGATGCTGTTTGATGAGCCAACTTCTGCACTTGACCCTGAAATGATCTCAGAAGTACTGGATGTCATGGTGGAGTTAGCGGAAGAAGGTGGAATGACCATGCTTTGCGTAACCCACGAAATGGGCTTTGCTAAGCAAGTTGCTGACCGTGTTATCTTTATGGATGCGGGCCAGATTATTGAAGAAAATACTCCAACAGAGTTCTTTGATAATCCTCAATCTGAGCGTACCCAATTGTTCCTGAGTCAGATTATTCACTAA
- a CDS encoding DoxX family protein produces the protein MTRFLLGFFSFGWLRGLDFLPPLLLRLFLAPLLWVSGSNKLGLFSAADSDWLNPLTWVDMNAYASTVEALKASALPIPFPELMAWVIPGIEIVGAILLLIGFAVRWISLPILVLVVGTLVMMLSGKDIAQVAESFVATHGYIDPETNSLSQILTYLIMFLTLFFMGAGRYFSIDWMLYHKLQLRLARIKASKATLVNDPFAVNATTRPS, from the coding sequence ATGACGAGGTTTTTACTCGGTTTTTTCAGCTTTGGATGGCTGAGGGGGCTGGACTTTTTGCCACCCCTGTTACTGCGATTATTTTTAGCCCCGTTACTTTGGGTTTCCGGTTCTAACAAGCTAGGGCTGTTTTCGGCGGCTGATAGTGATTGGCTGAATCCTCTCACTTGGGTTGACATGAATGCTTATGCCTCGACGGTTGAAGCACTCAAGGCATCGGCCTTACCTATTCCTTTTCCGGAATTAATGGCTTGGGTGATTCCGGGTATTGAAATCGTCGGTGCTATCTTGTTATTGATCGGTTTTGCTGTGCGTTGGATTTCTCTACCAATTTTGGTTTTGGTCGTCGGTACGCTGGTGATGATGTTATCGGGCAAAGATATTGCACAAGTTGCAGAAAGCTTTGTGGCGACTCATGGCTATATTGATCCGGAAACTAATTCACTCAGCCAAATTCTGACTTACCTGATTATGTTCCTGACCTTGTTCTTTATGGGAGCAGGGCGCTATTTTAGTATCGACTGGATGCTGTATCACAAGCTGCAGTTGCGATTAGCGCGTATCAAAGCAAGTAAAGCGACATTAGTGAATGATCCGTTTGCGGTGAATGCTACCACACGGCCATCCTAA